ACTGCAGATTCTGTTACTGGCAGCCTCACTGCCCTAAGAAACCCCCTTCTCCCCATCCGAATATTAGGGTACAGCCTTATAGCATGCTCGGTCTGACGTACACGTGCATGAGAGAACACCTTCACTTGCTGCATGCTCCTGACACATTTATGCCAGATCTGTCCCTCATACAGCTTTGTAAGACTTTGTAAGTTCACTgatttgatggaaaaatgtgttCTGGTGCAAGCAGGTCTGTTTTGCCAGTAACTTGATAGTCACCAGATCCAATGCATGCAAAGGAACAAGCACGCATAGCTGAAGATGGCAGAAAAAGAAATCGCCTCTTTTAGCAGCAGCCTACAATTACAGTCAAtctgataaaaaacaaacaaacaaacaaacaatcctACACACTGAATGAGACTTCACAGTATCAAGACGCATGACAATCAACAGCTTGTAAAACTTAAACAGAAGCCTTCCAACGACATTTGAGAGATGGTATCAGGATAGAATTGCAGGGCTACATCTGCAAGCCACCAGCATTGAGGAACTGATTATTTTGGTGAAGCACATCAATCGACACTAGCGAAGAATCTGGTTCTAAGAACTACAAGATTGCATTGCCCAGGCTGCAGAGAACACTCTTCTTGGGCAGGCAGGGTTAGGGGCCTCAGTATTTCTCAGGATTACAGCCAATACACAATCCTGGACAAGTGCAAAACTTCCCATTATTCCCTCTGTAAGCAGAAAATCTGCTCAGAATGGCAAAAGAGACTCAACATCCTACCCAAGGAAGCCACTCCAGGTACAAGCACCCACCTCCTACTGGAGAATTTAAGTAACTGTCAGGGATGCACACCTGCAGACTATTACTATTAGACAATGGAGGCCTGTACCTGCCCCAGGAGAATTCTCTCTACATCGTATTATGTTTTTGAGAGCAAAAACCTGAAGCTCAAGTCACCACCATCCTAATCAAAGCCTCCCATTTCATCTAATTGTAACTTCTGCTTCAGCAATCTGGTTAGAAAAAGCAGCTCATCCTGTACCGGAGCCTTGATCTCTCAGAACTTGTAATACTGTACCTCACACTGAGATTATCATTCTTTTAAAAGGGACTCTTAAAGACAAGTGTGGTGGAAGTAAATATGCTGCCAGGGTACAAAAGATCACAGGAGGGAGTGAGGGGTGTTCAGGCTCTAGGAGCTGTGTATTGAAGTGTTTAGACAGGCAAATCCATTTACCAATGCCTTTGCTCACAAAGTGGCTTCAATCCACTTCTTCCTACCAGGTGCATTTAAGGATTTTGCTTTCTCATTTAAATGGAGGTATTATTTATGTTCCACACTTCCACAACTATGTGTAAGACAGCTTTGTTTCTTATTGTACCAGCTTTGTTTCTTATTGTACCTTATTTCCAAGCTAAATAGGTACCTCAGAGTACCACCTTCAGCATCTGCAAGATCCCTTACAAGGCTCTAAATCAGCTTCTAGGGCTTACAAGGGAACACATCttgccctcctccccccccccccccttaactGTTAGCAAGACAGTCTGATTGACAGCAGTTGAGCCCAAGTGCTCAAGTATACAGCTGTGGTTTAGCTTATTTCTAGTGAATCCACACAGCAATTCCTCACCTATGAGtaataaaaacactaaaaaaaagttgaattgtTAGAGGAAATCATGGAACTATCAGAATGCACATGCTGACTTAAAACAAAAAGCTGTCTGTGCACTTTAAGCTTACCCAAAACCTTTGCCCTTACTGAGGTTTCTGCTCTTGTTCCCTCAGCTCAGAGGCTGCTTGTTGATTCAAGCTAATGCACTTTACCCTCTAAAGCTAGCTTAGACATCcagttcaagctttttttttttttaaatctcatttgaGAAGTGAGGCACGTCTTTTTGCCTCAAACTCTGCACATTTTCAGTCCAAGACACTTTGTCTTGGAACTGTTGTAGTGACATGGCTAGTTGTAATAACAATCTCTTGAAGTTGTGCAAATACttacagggaaaagaaacagagttAGGCATAAATGAAGATTGACCAAAACCAAATCCTTTATTTCCACAACTGTATAAATGTGCTCCAAGTATGTGTCCAACAcaagttagaaaaacaaaacataacatgCCATTTGCAAACTAGATCAGTTCACTTATGTGCTGACTTCTTGATATTAGGCTTAGTTACACAAGACCAGTCACAGTAAAAAGATACATATTTGAGTACAAAGTAGCAGGATGTTAAGCCATTTCAGCTTGTGCACATACAAGTCACACTTCTGgcagaaaaatgcagagaagtTTGCATCATTATACTGGAAGCTACATTGCATCACTTTAAATGGCATCAATATCGATATCATCATCTTTATTGTTTGCAGGCTTCACAGTTTCGACTTTAGGGACACTGGCGGTTGTGGAGTACACCACCTGTAGAGACAAAGTGTTCACCTTTACTACAGCATCTATTGCCATTAGGTACTAGCATAGTTTTGCTTTAACATTAGGAGTTGCAAACACCTGCCTGCTCAGCAGTCTGACCTGTTTTACATGCTGTTCCACATTCCAGACTAGACTGGACAGCACATTCCAGGAGAACTATACCATATATTAAACCTGAACTCAGGCATGCTAAAACAGCAGCTGTATCTTAAACATAAAAAGATGGGCAGAAGAGACTATGAGTGTGCACAGTGTCAGAAACAGTCTCTCTCAACCAGGACCAAGAATAACTATtaccaaacaaaacagaaagccccTAGCCCACACCACACACACAACCACCCACCCAGGCAGCGGGAATGTAGCTAACAGCTTGACGTAGTCCTTAAGTAGAAATCAGTCATTTGTCCTTTAAGCAGCTTTGCTAATTGGGCACAGAGGCTCTTCTAAAAAAGAAGGCTTGTGATATGATACTACCTACTATCCATCTTCCATTATACGGACCAGTGCTGTACAAGAGTCTGTCTGCACTACTGCACAACAGTGGTCCTTTGGCTACCAAGACCCTTTTTGTTGATGTACAGATGGGTCTTGGGTAGATCCCTTTACCTGAAGCAGAAACACTGACATCTATGCTCTGACAAGACAGAGTCATGAGAACTGAGAAACTCCTCCAGTTTCCCATACACAAAGCAATACAGTAAGTATACTACACTGCGTTAAGACCAAGCAGCTCAAGATTTCCGTGCGCAGAAACAGAACCTTGGAATTGTTTATGGGGTATGAGCCTTTCCTACCTCAATGttttcatcttcatcttcttcttcatTACCGGAAGATTCTTCCTCAGCTTCCTTTAGCCATTTAATAAATGGTTCTGCTTTGACACGAATTTCTTTGGCAAGCTCCTTTGAAACATATTTCTTTGAGGCCTAGAAGGCAGAAGGGCATAGGGACCTAGTTTAAATGCTGAAGGAATATATGTCAGATCATTCCCAAATACAGTGAGAGCCTAGCTAGAAGTCTATAACTCACTTCACTGCCTTGAACTCCTCCTTTCTTAACCACAAGCTTCTCCCAGACAGCAATTTAAACAGATAGCCCAACTTAACGCATCAGCACAAGAAGCTCTACCAGAATGGAGAGGCCAGATGCACTGTTACATTCAGGCATTTGGCAGGTAGAGCCCAAGAAATACTACTTCTTACCTTTTCTGCCCAGCTAAGGATGACTTCTTCTTCCAGAAGATCTGCATCATACATTTCCTTCAAAATATGTGGTATTTTGGAAATAAGCTGAGACTGATGCATGGCTACCACACACTCAAAGCCATGGAGAAGGTACCTCTGAGCTTTCTTATTGTTGTGGCAGAACTGGAATAGCGATAAGAAAATTAGCTTTTTTCCCCGCCCCCTCCAGAGAACAAACAagcttctcttctgctctcaaTGAGATAGCAAAATTTACAACAACTCTTAACTACCACCCTCAGCAGTTTTTCTAGTTAGAAAGCAGCAGTTTAAAGATTAAAGACAAAGATTAGGACCAACTCAAGTAGCTATTACATTAGACAAAGCAACAGTTGCTATACTAGGAACAGAAGACCGTGCTTACACGAAGGAAGTGACGCCTGTATTTCCGTATCTGTTCACGAATCTTTTCGTCAAAGAGGACTTCGGTCAGAACTAGAGGGCCCATAGCCTTTACATCCAGTCTCTCTGCTTCTGCTACAATGTCTTTGTCAGAAGTATCAATGAcaccttcttccttctttttctgcaaGAAGACAACAGAtgcaaattatgttttaactgctACCGAAGTAGCAGGCAGTGTCTGTCAGTGCTCTATTGCAGTTTCCTTCCCCACCACTGGGAAAACCAGTACTTAGGCAGAACCTTTTAAGCTTTAAGGTTCAAGGGCTTCGGGGGGCAGGGCATCCCTCCCTCTCCATCCAAACAAAAACCTTTTAATTGTTCTTACTCTCAACAGCATTTTAAAGTAGTATAACATCGTGGCTACCCAGTCATGAGCTAGACAGTATTTACCTTCACAAAGTCAAATAGTATGTTGACTCTCTCTTCCACTGTTCTTTCCAGATCTTCACTAAGCGTGAGGTTCTTTGCATGGTCACTAATCTCATCCATTCTACGCCTTT
This window of the Dromaius novaehollandiae isolate bDroNov1 chromosome 5, bDroNov1.hap1, whole genome shotgun sequence genome carries:
- the EIF5 gene encoding eukaryotic translation initiation factor 5, with translation MSVNVNRSVSDQFYRYKMPRLIAKVEGKGNGIKTVIVNMVDVAKALNRPPTYPTKFFGCELGAQTQFDVKNDRYIVNGSHEANKLQDMLDGFIKKFVLCPECENPETDLHVNPKKQTIGNSCKACGYRGMLDTNHKLCTFILKNPPESGDTGTGKKEKEKKNRKGKDKENGSVSSNETPPPPPPEEITPPQVVEEEDDDDWGEDTTEEAQRRRMDEISDHAKNLTLSEDLERTVEERVNILFDFVKKKKEEGVIDTSDKDIVAEAERLDVKAMGPLVLTEVLFDEKIREQIRKYRRHFLRFCHNNKKAQRYLLHGFECVVAMHQSQLISKIPHILKEMYDADLLEEEVILSWAEKASKKYVSKELAKEIRVKAEPFIKWLKEAEEESSGNEEEDEDENIEVVYSTTASVPKVETVKPANNKDDDIDIDAI